One region of bacterium genomic DNA includes:
- a CDS encoding lipoate--protein ligase family protein: MTWRFLNTGRSDGAYNMALDLALAESVRNKSSGPVLRFYDWEQPTISLGYNQDAGQLDLEACRQAGVKVVRRPTGGRAVFHFNEFTYSVIAPQENPLLGGPVLNTYRTIAQALVAGLSQLGIESELQRSQSAGASVKDSPLCFAAAGRYEITASGKKILGSAQRRIQGVILQQGSLLLAQDQNLAPFYRQGAEANATTAEELLGRKVSFEQAAGCMMQGFKLAWAVDFTRDDITPPEQRETEKYLSQVDIL; encoded by the coding sequence ATGACCTGGCGTTTTTTAAATACCGGCCGGTCGGACGGAGCCTACAACATGGCTTTGGACCTGGCCCTGGCCGAATCGGTCCGGAATAAAAGCTCGGGGCCGGTGCTCCGTTTTTACGACTGGGAACAGCCCACCATATCACTGGGATACAATCAGGATGCCGGGCAGCTGGACCTGGAGGCCTGCCGCCAGGCCGGGGTCAAAGTGGTGCGGCGGCCCACCGGAGGCCGGGCGGTTTTTCATTTTAACGAATTCACCTACAGCGTGATAGCGCCACAAGAAAATCCGCTGCTGGGCGGGCCGGTCCTGAACACCTACCGCACCATCGCCCAGGCCCTGGTGGCCGGATTGTCGCAGCTGGGAATTGAATCCGAGCTGCAGCGTTCCCAGAGCGCCGGGGCCAGCGTCAAGGATTCGCCGCTGTGCTTCGCCGCCGCCGGCCGCTACGAGATCACGGCCTCGGGCAAAAAGATCCTGGGCAGCGCCCAGCGCCGGATACAGGGGGTGATCCTGCAGCAGGGGTCGCTGCTTTTGGCCCAGGACCAGAACCTGGCGCCGTTCTACCGCCAGGGGGCCGAAGCCAACGCCACCACGGCCGAAGAATTGCTGGGCAGGAAGGTCAGCTTTGAACAGGCGGCCGGCTGCATGATGCAGGGATTCAAACTGGCCTGGGCAGTGGATTTTACCCGGGACGACATAACTCCCCCCGAACAGCGGGAAACAGAAAAGTATCTGAGCCAGGTGGATATTTTATAA
- a CDS encoding T9SS type A sorting domain-containing protein, whose product MKKGLILCLALVLAFAMVATAKKMDPRANLVTKDGDAPVVKSSGAKLPGVGQIVSATGYGDAWRATAGMAGKSICSDPSGTYLGMVYGISGSPCDLIFGYSLDGGATWGTQTIWAAANPSDTRCYNGLAFDAAITPYIAWQDRTNNSIQWSKDEGGIGAGLWVTPDTLARDSVAWYIPGFAISGNKMVVSAFSHGNAAPFGDFSIHASISSDLGATWDAALPRNPLPYGWSKWGYNEISGQGWDLDEADWLISGSGDTVIAYFDLVGDTMMYANDTYSSFFPVYKTSYDGGTTWQPMQTFAPPAQYWYGGWWYMYDGAWIGDKPYFLFTWQDGTWNGNALFVYFPTVAGDYSAWTCQRISDIPGTLAGVTPGDLNGSAVNFPCLSSDAAGNIYATYNDYPKNSDSYEIFGVASTDGGTTWKTPVQLTTEAPEFDGNYYMEAAEVAGGDNIHLLFHDPAYTNIYYWSVPTATILAGTTRPDEITLAPDLVNAIGGGWGGPVDATMDTLSATGDTLTTYWSPKVAIGGTYEVQICKSADFSSSDVYQLSDAGLNVNYITVVGLPDTNVVWNWRVRSIKVANSPWSAVFDFYYKGTTVDSTPWTNLGVEGTPTGTTAHKFSLNQNRPNPVNKLAELSFTLPKSGNYSLKIYNIAGQVIRNLDGKGNAGQNTVTWNGMDNGGRKVANGVYLYNLNAFGNSATKKLVVVR is encoded by the coding sequence ATGAAAAAAGGTTTGATTTTGTGTCTGGCGCTGGTATTGGCTTTTGCCATGGTGGCCACGGCCAAGAAAATGGATCCCAGAGCCAACCTGGTCACCAAAGACGGCGATGCCCCGGTGGTCAAATCCTCCGGTGCCAAGCTTCCCGGAGTAGGTCAAATTGTTAGCGCCACCGGTTATGGCGATGCCTGGCGGGCCACTGCCGGGATGGCCGGTAAAAGCATATGCTCGGATCCCAGCGGAACCTATCTGGGCATGGTCTATGGAATATCCGGCAGCCCCTGTGACCTGATATTTGGCTATTCTCTGGACGGAGGCGCCACCTGGGGTACCCAGACCATTTGGGCCGCTGCGAATCCTTCCGACACCAGGTGTTACAATGGACTGGCCTTTGACGCCGCCATTACGCCATATATCGCCTGGCAGGACCGGACCAACAATTCCATTCAATGGTCCAAGGACGAAGGTGGGATCGGCGCCGGCCTGTGGGTCACCCCGGATACCTTGGCCCGCGACTCGGTGGCCTGGTACATTCCCGGCTTTGCCATCAGCGGAAACAAGATGGTCGTATCGGCCTTTTCCCACGGAAATGCCGCCCCCTTTGGCGACTTTTCCATTCACGCGTCGATTTCCAGCGACCTGGGCGCCACTTGGGATGCAGCGTTACCAAGAAACCCGCTGCCCTATGGCTGGAGCAAATGGGGTTACAACGAGATCTCCGGTCAGGGCTGGGATCTTGACGAAGCCGACTGGCTGATCTCCGGCAGCGGCGACACCGTGATTGCCTACTTTGATCTGGTCGGCGATACGATGATGTATGCAAACGATACCTACAGCTCTTTCTTCCCGGTCTATAAAACGTCCTACGACGGCGGGACCACCTGGCAGCCGATGCAGACATTCGCTCCCCCGGCCCAGTATTGGTACGGCGGCTGGTGGTATATGTACGACGGCGCCTGGATCGGCGACAAACCGTACTTCTTGTTCACTTGGCAGGACGGCACCTGGAACGGCAACGCCCTGTTCGTGTATTTCCCGACAGTGGCCGGCGACTACAGCGCCTGGACCTGCCAGCGCATCTCCGATATTCCCGGCACCCTGGCCGGCGTTACCCCCGGCGACCTGAATGGCAGCGCGGTTAACTTCCCCTGCTTAAGCAGCGATGCGGCCGGAAACATATATGCCACTTACAACGATTATCCCAAGAACAGCGACAGCTACGAGATCTTTGGCGTGGCCTCCACCGATGGCGGCACCACCTGGAAGACCCCGGTGCAGCTGACCACCGAAGCCCCCGAGTTTGACGGCAACTATTACATGGAAGCTGCCGAAGTGGCAGGCGGAGACAATATTCACTTGCTATTCCATGATCCGGCCTACACCAACATCTACTACTGGTCAGTGCCCACTGCCACCATCCTGGCCGGCACCACCCGCCCTGACGAGATCACCCTGGCTCCCGATCTGGTCAACGCCATTGGCGGCGGCTGGGGCGGCCCGGTAGACGCCACCATGGATACCTTGTCTGCGACTGGCGATACGCTGACCACCTATTGGTCACCCAAGGTGGCCATTGGCGGAACTTACGAAGTCCAGATCTGCAAATCAGCCGACTTCAGCAGTTCCGACGTGTATCAGCTTAGCGATGCCGGACTGAATGTCAACTACATCACGGTGGTAGGCCTGCCCGACACCAATGTGGTCTGGAACTGGAGAGTCCGCTCGATCAAGGTCGCCAATTCACCCTGGAGCGCGGTATTTGACTTCTATTACAAGGGCACCACGGTTGATTCCACACCTTGGACCAATCTGGGCGTAGAGGGCACTCCCACCGGCACCACCGCCCACAAGTTCAGCTTGAACCAGAACCGGCCCAACCCGGTGAACAAGCTGGCCGAGCTTTCCTTTACCCTGCCCAAGTCCGGCAACTACAGCTTAAAGATCTACAATATCGCCGGGCAGGTCATCCGCAATTTGGACGGCAAGGGCAATGCCGGCCAGAACACAGTCACCTGGAACGGAATGGACAACGGCGGCCGCAAGGTAGCCAACGGCGTGTATCTGTATAACCTGAACGCCTTCGGCAACAGCGCCACCAAAAAATTAGTGGTGGTCCGCTAA
- a CDS encoding four helix bundle protein — MIDLKIRTKNFALQIIRLYCNLPNNNVTQILGKQVLRSGTSVGANYREATRARSTREFCSKTNISLQELDETGYWLELISESGVLNSPEMDAAIKETNELTAIFVTMINNAKAKRNRPGT; from the coding sequence ATGATTGACTTAAAAATAAGGACCAAGAATTTTGCCCTGCAAATAATCCGGTTATATTGCAATCTGCCCAATAACAATGTCACCCAAATACTGGGAAAGCAGGTGCTGAGATCTGGAACCTCGGTCGGCGCCAATTATCGGGAAGCAACCCGGGCCCGGTCAACCCGGGAATTCTGCTCCAAAACCAATATTTCGCTTCAGGAACTCGATGAGACAGGGTACTGGCTGGAGCTGATTTCTGAAAGCGGTGTTTTAAATTCGCCGGAGATGGATGCCGCCATCAAGGAAACGAATGAGCTGACCGCCATTTTTGTTACCATGATCAACAACGCAAAGGCAAAACGGAACAGGCCAGGCACCTGA
- a CDS encoding FG-GAP-like repeat-containing protein — translation MKTICNIIFASAVLFLAANAGEISFAPYVAIPTDGPPEVVAIGDVNNDGLKDVVIGASSHFDTMNVYNLFVFIQTTGGVLNTPVRYDGCNIEAIDIADLNGDTMSDIVVGTADSIAIFIQDSTGLLYNAGNYYSGNDVDGVKTGDFNHDGLTDVVACHWNSDFIRVFYQQPYGDFSQSQCYAINAGGYDEISAGDVNGDGLDDIVFMRGQGYNENISIFLQDTSGNIQTPVFYDLGDTSTCGLAVGDVNNDGKKDVVVTISGNMPDAQIAVWLQDTDGSLQTPPCLYSCYQCPTPVEIADFDQDGRNDIAVGNDSWEALSIYQQNGLGMMMPYDTTTTPDPSYYKPQGLAVGDINGDNKPDITLADGSNGLVILYNTSATGVSGEQAGKVEHNYALKLKIAGNKISYRLPQSGTASLKVYNLLGQEVNTLVRENKTAGSYKINWDSRDDSGRRVSSGVYLVRLEANGQAATGKMLVVR, via the coding sequence ATGAAAACAATCTGTAACATCATATTCGCCAGCGCTGTTCTATTCTTGGCTGCTAACGCTGGCGAGATCTCCTTTGCCCCATATGTGGCCATACCGACAGACGGCCCGCCCGAAGTAGTAGCCATCGGAGACGTCAACAATGATGGACTTAAGGATGTGGTAATTGGAGCTTCGTCCCATTTCGATACCATGAACGTCTACAATTTATTCGTGTTTATACAAACGACTGGCGGTGTGTTGAATACCCCCGTGAGATATGATGGCTGCAATATTGAAGCCATCGACATTGCGGATTTGAACGGAGACACCATGAGCGATATCGTCGTCGGTACCGCAGATTCGATCGCCATTTTTATACAGGATTCAACGGGTCTTTTATATAATGCCGGCAACTATTATTCAGGCAACGATGTTGATGGAGTAAAAACAGGTGATTTTAACCACGACGGTTTGACTGATGTAGTCGCCTGTCATTGGAATTCAGATTTTATACGCGTTTTCTATCAACAGCCTTACGGTGATTTCAGCCAAAGCCAGTGCTATGCAATCAACGCCGGGGGCTACGATGAAATAAGCGCGGGGGATGTCAATGGCGACGGGCTGGATGATATCGTCTTTATGCGGGGACAAGGTTATAATGAAAATATTTCAATTTTCCTTCAGGATACGTCAGGAAACATCCAAACACCAGTTTTTTACGACCTGGGCGATACCAGTACCTGTGGTTTGGCGGTAGGTGATGTAAACAACGATGGGAAAAAGGATGTGGTGGTCACTATTTCCGGGAATATGCCCGATGCCCAAATAGCGGTTTGGCTGCAAGATACGGATGGTTCTTTACAGACGCCACCTTGTTTATATAGCTGCTATCAATGCCCGACACCGGTAGAGATAGCAGATTTTGATCAGGATGGCCGTAATGACATTGCTGTCGGAAATGATAGCTGGGAAGCGTTAAGCATTTATCAACAGAATGGTTTGGGAATGATGATGCCCTATGATACAACTACAACTCCGGATCCCTCATACTACAAACCTCAGGGCTTAGCGGTAGGTGACATCAACGGCGATAATAAACCGGACATTACTTTGGCTGATGGCTCCAATGGTCTTGTAATTTTATACAACACTAGTGCCACCGGGGTTTCGGGAGAACAGGCCGGGAAAGTTGAACATAATTATGCCTTGAAATTGAAAATTGCCGGGAATAAAATCAGCTATAGACTGCCCCAAAGCGGCACAGCTTCTTTGAAGGTCTACAACCTATTGGGCCAGGAAGTAAATACATTGGTCCGGGAGAACAAAACTGCCGGGAGCTATAAGATCAATTGGGACAGCCGGGACGACAGCGGCCGCAGGGTTTCCAGCGGGGTGTACCTGGTGCGGTTGGAGGCCAACGGCCAGGCGGCAACCGGGAAGATGCTGGTAGTGCGGTAA
- a CDS encoding roadblock/LC7 domain-containing protein: MAKDPAELVESVLKMEAVRHSVAVAKEDGTMVKASAGAPSNLGDVVAFLGSAAEVISSNLELGELSSVLAEGQNHKMLILPHETVYLGVDLDPALSPWWVLQPTPLDLLSESKMAEISEAEELLKQKMILVNLLLEEFGAQGEKAPEWQEMLARELKNVDPSGRLARMVAAGPGKISLNEGIKTDITKKEVGDAFEKLVNLTCKKAIASLGFVEVKQKFQTVISRLATEKR, encoded by the coding sequence ATGGCTAAAGACCCGGCCGAATTAGTGGAAAGTGTTTTAAAGATGGAGGCGGTCCGGCACTCCGTGGCGGTGGCCAAGGAGGACGGGACCATGGTCAAGGCTTCCGCCGGGGCGCCATCCAACCTGGGCGATGTGGTGGCCTTTCTGGGATCGGCGGCCGAGGTCATTTCCTCCAACCTGGAGCTGGGCGAGCTCAGCTCGGTGCTGGCCGAGGGCCAGAACCATAAAATGCTGATCCTGCCCCACGAGACGGTCTATCTGGGGGTGGACCTCGATCCGGCCCTGTCCCCCTGGTGGGTGCTGCAGCCCACTCCGTTGGACCTGCTGTCGGAAAGCAAGATGGCTGAGATCTCCGAGGCCGAGGAACTGCTTAAACAAAAGATGATCCTGGTCAACCTGCTGCTGGAAGAATTCGGGGCCCAGGGGGAAAAAGCGCCCGAATGGCAGGAGATGCTGGCCCGCGAGCTTAAGAACGTGGATCCCTCCGGACGCCTGGCCAGAATGGTGGCCGCCGGCCCGGGAAAGATCTCCCTGAATGAAGGGATAAAGACCGACATCACCAAAAAAGAAGTTGGCGACGCCTTTGAAAAGCTGGTCAATCTGACCTGCAAGAAAGCCATAGCCTCTTTGGGGTTTGTGGAGGTCAAGCAAAAATTCCAGACCGTGATCTCGCGGCTGGCAACGGAAAAGAGGTGA
- a CDS encoding TonB-dependent receptor, which translates to MKTVRVLLVLMLAFTAVGNMAWAGTVGKINGVVIDAETREPLPGAVITMLGTAMGANTDLDGRYTISNVPVGTYTVQAKMMGYETQNITGIKSIMDLTTPVNFKLKSTIIEMEGTVVKGDRGVIQVRADITSTTKTVSTKEIENMAGVRSYQDVVAGQSGAVESSGGGSGSTSGIHIRGGRANEIAYFVDGLSTQDQVTGTSGANINNNAIQEVMVITGGFNAEYGSAMSGVVNVVTKSGSAKLEGMMRVRTDAIFPKENELNLGYNGLEANLGGPIYKLTDFKFFLSGEVYRRQYDDQWLALPHTEREFYSGQAKLTLDKRMFKATLGGFFSRTQFGIAYGRDYNGDFRYNVNGSPSRVQKSQQVQTTVTHMLSKDIFYNANAAYFKTTTTTGVRKQNASGFAGWFNDYEFKEPYSNNWFKDPTNPFYTGDTLEGYRDFNKDAADSNPYGVAKFFYVGDYPNYQRRESDYALGRIDMTAQVTQAHQLKSGLEIKFNTVKFHSLGYAASSVYNDSTGEVNYTYQPDNYTYYPFQGSFYVQDKMEFQGMVVNAGVRLDMLNTQSEHLADVTDLQNITWKKTTMKYKVSPRLGISFPISEVTALRFSYGQFFQQPDMQYLYENVATVATSSNVTFLGNPDLNAQQTTSFELGLQHQFSATLLANVTAYYKDIYHLLGTRRIVALPKAYYLYIDADYGNVKGAEIQLDVQLTRWLTARGSYGLSMARGSSSYVFEVYTTNYNAGSEDWVPKQDYNLEYDQRHNISASLSVGLEQGDGPKIFGIRPLEMLSANINTNVGSGYPYTKTDLDNKPLELNNSSRLPWTYSTDMRVSRDFKIWRLNPSLFLEIDNLFNNQNVASVYTGTGDPESDGWYENGKLSIYATPITRYYADGTANPLYSVKADLNRDDYVSAEEHYLAAVKAHDELQRNGLNSFPYEASRRVKLGMSISF; encoded by the coding sequence ATGAAAACAGTAAGGGTACTGTTAGTTCTGATGCTGGCTTTTACGGCCGTGGGAAACATGGCCTGGGCCGGCACAGTCGGAAAAATCAACGGCGTGGTGATAGACGCCGAAACCAGGGAGCCGCTGCCCGGTGCGGTGATTACCATGTTGGGTACCGCCATGGGCGCCAACACCGACCTGGACGGCAGGTACACAATCAGCAACGTGCCGGTGGGGACCTACACTGTTCAGGCCAAGATGATGGGTTACGAAACCCAGAACATCACCGGTATTAAATCCATCATGGATCTGACCACCCCGGTCAACTTCAAGCTTAAATCCACCATTATCGAAATGGAAGGAACGGTGGTCAAGGGCGACAGGGGTGTCATTCAGGTTCGGGCCGACATCACCAGCACCACCAAGACAGTCTCCACCAAGGAAATCGAGAATATGGCCGGTGTTCGCAGCTACCAGGATGTGGTGGCCGGGCAGTCCGGGGCGGTGGAAAGTTCGGGGGGCGGATCCGGAAGCACCAGCGGCATCCACATTCGGGGTGGCCGGGCCAACGAAATTGCCTATTTTGTGGACGGGCTTTCCACCCAGGACCAGGTGACCGGCACCAGCGGCGCCAACATCAATAACAATGCCATCCAGGAAGTGATGGTCATTACCGGCGGCTTTAACGCCGAATACGGTTCAGCCATGTCGGGTGTGGTTAACGTGGTCACAAAAAGCGGCTCCGCCAAGCTGGAAGGCATGATGAGGGTCCGCACCGACGCTATTTTCCCCAAGGAAAATGAGTTGAATTTAGGCTACAACGGACTGGAAGCCAATCTGGGCGGTCCCATCTACAAATTGACGGACTTTAAATTCTTTCTTTCCGGGGAAGTCTATCGTCGTCAATACGACGATCAATGGCTGGCCCTGCCCCACACAGAGCGCGAATTCTACTCTGGGCAGGCCAAGTTGACCTTGGATAAAAGGATGTTCAAGGCTACTTTGGGCGGATTTTTTTCCCGCACCCAGTTTGGCATTGCTTATGGACGGGACTATAACGGGGATTTCCGTTATAATGTAAACGGCAGCCCTTCCCGTGTTCAGAAAAGTCAACAGGTGCAGACCACAGTTACCCATATGCTATCCAAGGACATCTTTTATAACGCCAACGCAGCCTATTTTAAAACCACTACCACCACCGGGGTTCGCAAGCAAAATGCCAGCGGTTTTGCCGGATGGTTCAACGATTACGAATTCAAAGAGCCCTACTCAAACAACTGGTTTAAAGATCCCACCAATCCTTTTTATACCGGCGATACCCTGGAAGGATACCGGGATTTCAACAAGGATGCTGCGGACTCCAACCCCTACGGTGTGGCTAAGTTTTTCTATGTTGGAGACTATCCCAACTACCAAAGGAGAGAATCCGATTACGCATTGGGCAGAATAGACATGACCGCCCAGGTTACCCAGGCGCATCAGTTGAAAAGCGGGCTGGAAATTAAATTCAATACTGTCAAGTTCCACTCATTAGGCTATGCGGCCAGCAGTGTGTATAATGATTCCACTGGAGAGGTTAACTATACCTACCAACCCGATAATTATACCTATTACCCCTTCCAGGGCAGTTTTTATGTTCAGGACAAAATGGAATTCCAGGGAATGGTGGTCAATGCCGGCGTCCGCTTGGACATGCTCAATACCCAGTCCGAGCATCTGGCGGATGTTACCGACCTGCAGAACATAACCTGGAAGAAAACCACTATGAAATACAAAGTTTCTCCCCGGCTGGGAATTTCTTTCCCCATTTCCGAAGTAACGGCCCTGCGATTTTCCTACGGCCAATTCTTCCAGCAGCCGGATATGCAATACTTATATGAGAATGTGGCAACTGTTGCGACTTCCAGCAACGTTACGTTCTTGGGCAACCCCGACCTGAATGCCCAGCAGACCACCTCTTTTGAACTTGGTCTGCAGCATCAGTTCTCGGCCACCTTGTTGGCCAACGTTACCGCATATTACAAGGATATTTACCATTTATTGGGAACTCGCCGGATTGTGGCTTTGCCTAAGGCTTATTACTTATACATTGATGCCGACTACGGCAATGTAAAGGGAGCCGAGATCCAACTTGATGTCCAGCTTACCAGATGGCTTACCGCCCGGGGTTCCTATGGCTTGTCCATGGCTCGGGGCAGCAGTTCCTACGTCTTCGAGGTCTATACCACCAACTATAACGCCGGAAGCGAAGACTGGGTGCCCAAGCAGGATTATAATCTGGAATACGACCAAAGGCATAATATTTCGGCATCGCTTTCGGTGGGCTTGGAGCAAGGCGACGGGCCCAAAATATTCGGCATCAGGCCGCTGGAAATGCTTAGTGCCAATATCAACACAAATGTAGGCAGCGGATATCCTTATACCAAAACCGACCTGGATAACAAGCCTTTGGAGTTGAACAACAGTTCCCGCCTGCCCTGGACCTATAGCACCGATATGCGTGTCAGCCGTGACTTCAAAATATGGAGGCTGAACCCCAGCCTGTTCTTGGAGATAGACAACTTGTTTAACAACCAGAATGTGGCCTCCGTTTACACCGGCACTGGTGATCCCGAAAGCGACGGCTGGTACGAGAACGGCAAGTTGTCGATATATGCCACGCCCATTACCCGGTATTACGCGGATGGCACCGCGAACCCGCTCTATAGTGTTAAGGCCGACTTGAACCGCGATGACTATGTTTCCGCGGAAGAGCATTATCTGGCGGCGGTCAAAGCTCACGATGAATTACAGAGAAATGGCTTAAATTCATTTCCCTACGAAGCATCCCGCCGGGTCAAACTTGGGATGAGCATTAGTTTCTAG
- a CDS encoding DUF4388 domain-containing protein, translating to MGLQADLSDFTLSEIIYFLSHFKKTGVLTVKAGSSFGEVYFDKGDTVHAILGDIKGPEAVFNLCLETLGEAKYTAGPKSPEITIKDGAGKILEEGERRRIEMAEILKTLPPLDTVLARTAQAPEETAVTIRRSDWTIMALVNGKRDIRQIVTDSKLGMFEVVKTVSWLLAKNLVMDPKEMERLFRDKVNFVNLLLDEFGVKGTGVAPYLELLKATLAELDKGGRMARHLEFGADRMNIAPGPLADVTREEMIEIWERLSDAIQKKGLKEYGPMLGKHKYQTAQARSLK from the coding sequence ATGGGCTTGCAGGCCGATCTCTCCGATTTTACCCTTTCGGAGATAATTTACTTTTTATCCCACTTCAAGAAGACCGGGGTGCTGACGGTCAAGGCCGGCAGCAGCTTCGGCGAGGTCTATTTTGACAAGGGCGACACCGTCCATGCCATCCTGGGCGACATCAAGGGCCCGGAGGCGGTGTTCAACCTGTGCCTGGAAACTTTGGGCGAGGCCAAATACACCGCCGGCCCCAAATCCCCCGAGATCACCATCAAGGACGGGGCCGGGAAGATACTGGAAGAGGGGGAACGCCGCCGCATAGAGATGGCCGAGATCCTTAAGACCCTGCCGCCGCTGGACACCGTGCTGGCCCGCACCGCCCAGGCCCCCGAGGAAACCGCCGTCACCATCCGCCGCAGCGACTGGACCATCATGGCCCTGGTCAACGGCAAGCGGGACATCCGGCAGATCGTCACCGACAGCAAGCTGGGGATGTTCGAAGTGGTCAAGACAGTATCCTGGCTGCTGGCCAAGAACCTGGTGATGGATCCCAAGGAAATGGAGCGCCTGTTCCGGGACAAGGTGAATTTCGTAAACCTGCTGCTGGACGAATTCGGCGTCAAGGGCACCGGGGTGGCTCCCTACCTGGAACTGTTGAAGGCCACCCTGGCCGAACTGGACAAGGGGGGGCGGATGGCCCGGCACTTGGAATTCGGAGCCGACCGGATGAACATAGCTCCCGGACCGCTGGCCGACGTCACCAGGGAAGAGATGATCGAGATCTGGGAACGGCTGTCCGACGCCATCCAGAAAAAAGGATTAAAGGAATACGGTCCGATGCTGGGCAAGCACAAATACCAGACCGCCCAGGCCCGTTCCCTTAAATAG
- a CDS encoding glutamate mutase L — protein sequence MAVDPNKLKVILVTDCGSTTTKAILIEYKNGEYRQTTRGEAPTTVEKPFEDVTKGVLNAVREVEELSGRKILKGDDIMTPADGMNGVDIYMSTSSAGGGLQMRVAGVVKTMTGESAARAALGAGAIVMDVLASNDGRLPHQRIERIRHLRPDMILLSGGIDGGTVTHVAEMAELIGAADPKPRFGTSYMLPVIYAGNKDAREIVTKTLGEKTALLIKDNLRPVLERENLKPARDAIHDVFMEHVMAHAPGYKKLMAMAHEVPIMPTPGAVGLMIQSLAKADDIAAVGVDIGGATTDVFSVFYGLNDKKEREATFNRTVSANLGMSYSISNVLAEAGLDNIMRWVPFELDEADLRNRIRNKMIRPTTIPQSLEELQIEQAISREALRLAFKQHKEMAVGLKGVQQERTISDAFEQTGSGDTLINMMDLNILIGSGGVLSHAPRRAQSALMMIDAFMPEGITTMAVDSIFMAPHLGVLSTVNAPAANEVFLKDCLVRLGSSICPSGQGKEGQPCVIVRFTRADGTKVDESIKVGEMKLIPLGVEKVKAQIIPAKQFDMGAGKGKEMEVTLEGGTVGVIIDGRGRTLLLPADKKERIRKLNEWNKALDIYPAK from the coding sequence ATGGCAGTTGATCCCAACAAGCTGAAGGTAATTCTGGTCACCGACTGCGGTAGCACCACCACCAAGGCCATCCTCATCGAATACAAGAACGGCGAGTACCGCCAGACCACCCGGGGCGAGGCCCCCACCACGGTGGAGAAGCCTTTCGAGGACGTAACCAAGGGCGTGCTCAACGCGGTGCGCGAGGTGGAGGAGCTTTCCGGGCGCAAGATCCTGAAAGGCGACGATATCATGACCCCGGCCGACGGCATGAACGGCGTGGATATCTACATGTCCACCAGCTCGGCCGGCGGCGGACTGCAGATGCGGGTGGCCGGAGTGGTCAAGACCATGACCGGCGAGAGCGCCGCCCGGGCCGCCCTGGGCGCCGGGGCCATCGTGATGGACGTGCTGGCCTCCAACGACGGGCGCCTGCCCCACCAGCGGATCGAGCGGATCCGCCACCTGCGCCCCGACATGATCCTGCTGTCCGGCGGCATCGACGGCGGCACCGTGACCCACGTGGCCGAGATGGCCGAGCTGATCGGGGCGGCCGACCCCAAGCCCCGGTTCGGCACCAGCTACATGCTACCCGTCATTTACGCCGGGAACAAGGACGCCCGGGAGATCGTCACCAAGACTTTGGGCGAAAAGACCGCCCTGCTGATCAAGGACAATTTGCGCCCGGTGCTGGAACGGGAAAATCTTAAGCCCGCCCGGGACGCCATCCATGACGTCTTCATGGAGCACGTGATGGCCCACGCTCCGGGATACAAGAAACTGATGGCCATGGCCCACGAGGTTCCCATCATGCCCACCCCGGGCGCGGTGGGGCTGATGATCCAGTCCCTGGCCAAGGCCGACGACATCGCGGCGGTGGGCGTCGACATCGGCGGGGCCACCACCGACGTCTTCTCCGTCTTCTACGGGCTCAACGACAAGAAGGAGCGCGAGGCCACCTTCAACCGCACCGTCAGCGCCAACCTGGGGATGAGCTACTCCATCTCCAACGTGCTGGCCGAGGCCGGCCTGGATAACATCATGCGCTGGGTGCCGTTCGAGCTGGACGAGGCCGACCTGCGCAACCGGATCCGCAACAAGATGATCCGGCCGACCACCATTCCCCAAAGTCTGGAGGAACTGCAGATCGAGCAGGCCATCAGCCGTGAGGCCCTGCGCCTGGCCTTCAAGCAGCACAAGGAAATGGCGGTGGGGCTCAAGGGCGTGCAGCAGGAGCGCACCATCTCCGACGCCTTCGAGCAGACCGGCTCCGGCGACACTTTGATAAACATGATGGACCTCAACATCCTGATCGGCTCCGGCGGCGTGCTTTCCCACGCCCCGCGCCGGGCCCAGTCGGCTTTGATGATGATCGATGCCTTCATGCCCGAGGGCATCACCACCATGGCGGTGGATTCCATCTTCATGGCCCCGCACCTGGGGGTGCTCTCCACAGTCAACGCTCCGGCCGCCAACGAGGTGTTCCTTAAGGACTGCCTGGTACGGCTGGGCTCGTCCATCTGTCCCTCCGGGCAGGGCAAGGAAGGCCAGCCCTGCGTTATTGTGCGCTTCACCCGGGCCGACGGCACCAAGGTGGACGAGAGCATCAAGGTGGGCGAGATGAAGCTGATCCCGCTGGGGGTGGAAAAGGTCAAGGCCCAGATCATCCCGGCCAAGCAGTTCGATATGGGGGCCGGCAAGGGCAAGGAAATGGAAGTCACCCTGGAAGGCGGAACGGTGGGCGTGATCATAGACGGCCGGGGACGGACCCTGCTGCTGCCAGCCGACAAGAAGGAGCGGATCAGAAAGCTCAACGAGTGGAACAAGGCGCTGGATATCTACCCCGCCAAGTGA